A single Natrinema pellirubrum DSM 15624 DNA region contains:
- the icd gene encoding isocitrate dehydrogenase (NADP(+)): protein MSYDKIEVPEDGAQITLKEGTDDELEVPDNPIIPIIYGDGVGSDVGPAAQKVLEAAAEETGREINWMRLYAGESAREKYDENLPDETVEAIKEHRVAIKGPLTTPVGAGFRSLNVALRKKLDLYANVRPTYHLDGVPSPVKNPGEMDMVTFRENTEDVYAGIEWEAGTDEVQEVKEFVENDMGFDSTIYDGPVGIGVKPITEFGTKRLVRRAIDYALEHDRDSVTLVHKGNIMKFTEGQFRDWGYEVAEEEYGDEVITEDTLWEEKDGEAPDDAVVVNDRIADNMLQQILTRTDEYDVVATMNLNGDYMSDACGAQIGGLGIAPGSNFGDGLLLAEPVHGSAPKYEGQDKVNPTAMILSGRMMLEYLGWSDAADLVRDAVEETISSGKVTYDLERQLEDAEKLATSEFAEEVVANIEKLS, encoded by the coding sequence ATGAGCTACGACAAGATCGAAGTCCCCGAAGACGGGGCGCAGATCACGCTGAAAGAGGGTACCGACGACGAACTCGAGGTACCTGACAACCCGATCATCCCGATTATTTACGGCGACGGCGTCGGCAGCGACGTCGGCCCCGCCGCACAGAAGGTCCTCGAGGCCGCCGCGGAGGAGACCGGCCGCGAGATCAACTGGATGCGTCTCTACGCGGGCGAGTCCGCACGCGAGAAGTACGACGAGAACCTGCCCGACGAGACCGTCGAGGCGATCAAGGAACACCGCGTCGCGATCAAGGGTCCGCTGACGACGCCTGTCGGTGCCGGGTTCCGCTCGCTGAACGTCGCGCTGCGAAAGAAGCTCGACCTCTACGCGAACGTCCGACCGACCTACCACCTCGACGGCGTCCCGTCGCCGGTCAAGAACCCCGGCGAGATGGACATGGTCACGTTCCGTGAGAACACGGAAGACGTCTACGCCGGCATCGAGTGGGAGGCCGGTACCGACGAGGTCCAGGAGGTCAAGGAGTTCGTCGAGAACGACATGGGCTTCGACAGCACCATCTACGACGGCCCCGTCGGCATCGGCGTCAAGCCGATCACGGAGTTCGGGACGAAGCGACTCGTCCGCCGCGCCATCGACTACGCCCTCGAACACGACCGCGACTCGGTCACGCTGGTCCACAAGGGCAACATCATGAAGTTCACCGAGGGCCAGTTCCGCGACTGGGGCTACGAGGTTGCAGAAGAAGAGTACGGTGACGAGGTCATCACCGAGGACACGCTCTGGGAGGAGAAAGACGGCGAAGCGCCCGACGACGCGGTCGTCGTCAACGACCGCATCGCGGACAACATGCTCCAGCAGATCCTCACCCGGACCGACGAGTACGACGTCGTCGCGACGATGAACCTGAACGGGGACTACATGTCCGACGCCTGCGGTGCCCAGATCGGTGGTCTCGGCATCGCCCCCGGTTCGAACTTCGGCGACGGCCTCCTGCTGGCCGAACCCGTCCACGGCTCCGCGCCCAAGTACGAGGGCCAGGACAAGGTCAACCCGACCGCCATGATCCTCTCGGGCCGCATGATGCTCGAGTACCTCGGCTGGTCCGACGCCGCCGACCTCGTCCGCGACGCCGTCGAGGAGACCATCTCCTCCGGCAAGGTCACCTACGACTTAGAGCGCCAGCTCGAGGACGCCGAGAAGCTCGCTACCAGCGAGTTCGCCGAGGAAGTCGTCGCGAACATCGAGAAGCTTTCGTAG
- a CDS encoding LLM class flavin-dependent oxidoreductase, with protein sequence MDVGLMVTDFGETDLADVAVRAEDSGYDAVWLGELWGASSIVQATEIACRTDEIGIGTAIVNVYSRTPAVLAMTAASLQDVSDGRFRLGLGTSTATAVEGLHGMAFDRPVRRAHETIELVRELTAGTGDPVDYEGELLESSAFPSIEVSVPIYHAGLGPANRRVVGRLADGWIPHNVPFSRLETAFEEVAAAARERDRDPDSIEIAPYVPSAVSDDPEEARETLRRHVAYYVGSGEGYRRAVATEYPDEADRIAEAWRAGEKGEAAAAVTDAMIADLGVAGTPEAARERFRTLVSETGIDHPIVVVPEPASDDVAEATIRELAPDRL encoded by the coding sequence ATGGACGTCGGACTCATGGTGACGGACTTCGGCGAGACCGATCTCGCGGACGTGGCCGTCCGCGCGGAGGACAGCGGCTACGACGCCGTCTGGCTCGGTGAACTCTGGGGGGCAAGCAGCATCGTACAGGCGACCGAGATCGCCTGCCGGACCGACGAGATCGGGATCGGTACCGCGATCGTGAACGTCTACTCGCGGACGCCGGCCGTCCTCGCGATGACCGCCGCCTCGCTCCAAGACGTCTCGGACGGCCGGTTCAGGCTCGGCCTCGGAACGAGTACCGCCACCGCGGTCGAGGGGCTCCACGGGATGGCGTTCGACCGGCCGGTGCGACGCGCCCACGAGACGATCGAACTGGTCCGCGAACTGACCGCGGGTACCGGCGACCCGGTCGACTACGAGGGCGAACTGCTCGAGTCGTCGGCGTTCCCGTCGATCGAGGTCTCGGTGCCGATCTACCACGCCGGGCTCGGCCCGGCCAACCGCCGGGTTGTCGGCCGGCTGGCCGACGGCTGGATCCCGCACAACGTCCCGTTCTCGCGGCTCGAGACGGCCTTCGAGGAGGTCGCAGCGGCCGCACGAGAGCGCGACCGCGATCCCGATTCGATCGAGATCGCGCCGTACGTGCCGTCGGCGGTCAGCGACGACCCCGAGGAAGCGCGCGAGACCCTGCGCCGCCACGTCGCCTACTACGTCGGCAGCGGCGAGGGGTACCGCCGGGCGGTCGCGACCGAATACCCCGACGAAGCCGATCGGATCGCCGAAGCCTGGCGGGCGGGCGAGAAGGGCGAGGCGGCGGCCGCGGTGACCGACGCGATGATCGCGGATCTGGGCGTAGCCGGCACTCCTGAGGCGGCTCGCGAGCGGTTCCGGACCCTCGTTTCCGAGACCGGGATCGACCATCCGATCGTCGTCGTCCCCGAGCCCGCTTCCGATGACGTCGCCGAGGCGACGATCCGGGAACTCGCGCCCGACCGGCTGTAG
- a CDS encoding cupin domain-containing protein gives MERVSLTDREPAEAADGVHLALLAGTDSMNVQHFEIEPGAVVEEHSHPHEQTGYICSGELTFLVGGDDRDGRTEIVCGPGDSYAIPGDQPHAAENRSDEVVRGVDIFSPPRKDPSWRGE, from the coding sequence ATGGAACGCGTTTCCCTGACCGACCGCGAGCCGGCCGAGGCCGCCGATGGCGTCCATCTGGCGCTGCTTGCCGGTACCGACTCGATGAACGTCCAGCACTTCGAGATCGAACCGGGCGCGGTCGTCGAGGAACACAGCCACCCACACGAACAGACCGGGTACATCTGCTCGGGAGAACTGACCTTTCTCGTCGGTGGCGACGACCGCGACGGGCGAACGGAGATCGTCTGCGGTCCGGGCGACTCCTACGCGATTCCGGGCGACCAGCCCCATGCCGCGGAAAACCGTAGCGACGAAGTCGTCCGCGGCGTCGACATCTTCAGCCCGCCGCGGAAGGACCCGAGCTGGCGCGGGGAATGA
- the gfo6 gene encoding D-xylose 1-dehydrogenase Gfo6, protein MALEDAFADFTRRDWERESAAGTVRLAVVGIGGFARQRALPAIDAGAYCETTTLVTSSPDRATDVAETYDVDAVVDYDAFLAGDRADAYDAVYVATPNATHGRYAIAAADHGKHVICEKPLETTVDRAREIVDACADAGVTLMTAYRLQTEPTVRRTRELVRERAIGDVVQIHGGFSNPLLETAGPDTWRLDPALAGGGALVDLGIYPLNTVRFLLDREPTGVYATTHSSGGPFAAVDEHVAVQLEFGTDATASCTASFDAHASSRLELVGTDGKVHIESPFGGVVPQEMVVESGDVCMEYTGPSVDEVCEEFDYFGYCVLTGTTPEPDGADGLADLRVIEAAYESAETGCRVGLE, encoded by the coding sequence ATGGCACTCGAGGACGCCTTCGCGGACTTCACCCGACGGGACTGGGAGCGCGAATCGGCGGCGGGCACGGTTCGCCTCGCCGTCGTCGGGATCGGCGGCTTCGCACGCCAGCGCGCGCTGCCGGCGATCGACGCGGGGGCCTACTGCGAGACGACGACGCTGGTGACGAGTTCCCCCGATCGGGCGACGGACGTCGCCGAGACGTACGACGTCGACGCTGTCGTCGACTACGACGCCTTCCTCGCGGGCGATCGCGCGGACGCCTACGACGCCGTCTATGTCGCGACGCCGAACGCGACCCACGGACGGTACGCGATCGCGGCGGCCGACCACGGCAAACACGTCATCTGCGAAAAACCGCTCGAGACGACCGTCGACCGCGCCCGCGAGATCGTCGACGCGTGTGCCGACGCCGGCGTGACCCTGATGACGGCCTATCGACTCCAGACCGAGCCGACGGTGCGTCGTACCCGAGAACTCGTCCGCGAACGGGCTATCGGCGACGTCGTTCAGATCCACGGCGGCTTCTCGAACCCGCTGCTCGAGACCGCAGGGCCCGATACGTGGCGGCTCGATCCCGCTCTCGCCGGCGGCGGCGCGCTGGTCGATCTCGGGATCTATCCGCTCAACACGGTCCGGTTCCTGCTCGATCGCGAGCCGACGGGCGTGTACGCGACCACGCACTCCAGCGGCGGCCCCTTCGCGGCCGTCGACGAACACGTCGCCGTCCAACTCGAGTTCGGGACGGACGCGACGGCCTCGTGTACCGCCAGTTTCGACGCTCACGCCAGCAGCCGGCTCGAGCTGGTCGGCACCGACGGAAAAGTCCACATCGAGTCGCCGTTCGGCGGCGTCGTTCCACAGGAGATGGTCGTCGAGAGCGGGGACGTCTGTATGGAGTACACCGGCCCGTCCGTCGACGAGGTCTGCGAGGAGTTCGATTACTTCGGCTACTGCGTACTGACCGGCACCACACCCGAACCCGACGGCGCGGACGGGCTGGCGGACCTGCGCGTCATCGAGGCTGCCTACGAATCGGCCGAGACTGGGTGCCGAGTCGGGCTCGAGTAG
- the nadA gene encoding quinolinate synthase NadA, whose translation MANMETAELETDLSLFKYDNLEQLPPQYRDLEESERTDRIEAALEELGDDVVILGHNYQRREIVEHADFIGDSYQLSKEAAEADAEYVIFGGVTFMAESADIITDDDQSVILPSMEASCPMAGMAEALQVDSAWAEITAAAPDEEIIPITYMNSYADLKAFCASQGGLVCTSSNAHKAFEYAFEEGDKVLFLPDKHLGENTAHRLGMEDEIAQWDPWDPAGKDADEVAESDIILWDGYCQVHERFTADHITEIRADHPDAKVVVHPECRREVVEAADRVGSTSTICETVENADPGETWAIGTEIHLTNHLQRWHPEVNVLPLCGEACMDCNAMRQIDPNYLTWVLEELVAGREHNVIEVAPEEKELAEVALDRMLEI comes from the coding sequence ATGGCTAACATGGAAACGGCGGAGCTGGAAACCGACCTGAGTCTGTTCAAATACGACAACCTAGAGCAGTTGCCCCCCCAGTACCGGGATCTCGAGGAGTCGGAACGAACGGACCGCATCGAGGCGGCCCTCGAGGAGTTGGGTGACGACGTCGTCATCCTCGGGCACAACTACCAGCGACGCGAGATCGTCGAACACGCCGACTTCATCGGGGACTCCTACCAGCTCTCGAAGGAGGCGGCCGAGGCCGACGCCGAGTACGTGATCTTCGGCGGCGTGACGTTCATGGCCGAGAGCGCGGACATCATCACCGACGACGACCAGTCGGTGATCCTGCCAAGCATGGAGGCCTCGTGTCCGATGGCGGGGATGGCCGAGGCCCTGCAGGTCGACAGCGCGTGGGCCGAGATCACGGCCGCCGCACCCGACGAGGAGATAATCCCGATCACCTACATGAACTCCTACGCGGACCTGAAGGCCTTCTGTGCGAGCCAGGGCGGGCTCGTCTGTACCTCTTCGAACGCCCACAAGGCCTTCGAGTACGCCTTCGAGGAGGGCGATAAGGTCCTCTTTCTCCCGGACAAACACCTCGGAGAGAACACGGCCCACCGGCTCGGTATGGAAGACGAGATTGCCCAGTGGGACCCCTGGGATCCGGCGGGGAAAGACGCCGACGAGGTCGCGGAAAGCGATATCATCCTCTGGGACGGCTACTGTCAGGTCCACGAACGGTTCACCGCCGACCACATCACCGAGATCCGTGCGGACCACCCCGACGCGAAGGTGGTCGTCCACCCCGAGTGTCGCCGCGAGGTCGTCGAGGCCGCCGACCGGGTCGGCTCGACGAGTACGATCTGTGAAACCGTCGAAAACGCCGACCCCGGCGAGACGTGGGCCATCGGCACCGAGATCCACCTCACGAACCACCTCCAGCGCTGGCACCCCGAGGTGAACGTCCTCCCGCTCTGTGGCGAGGCCTGCATGGACTGCAACGCCATGCGCCAGATCGATCCCAACTACCTCACCTGGGTCCTCGAGGAACTCGTCGCGGGCCGGGAACACAACGTGATCGAGGTCGCCCCCGAGGAGAAGGAACTCGCGGAAGTGGCCCTCGACCGCATGCTCGAGATCTGA
- a CDS encoding DMT family transporter: MNPYVLLAGAILSELVGTTALKLSEGFSRPLPSLVVLLGYGVAFYLLSLTLEELPVGLVYATWAALGIVGVASIGVVVFGERLDPAAVVGLGLVLAGVYCLNVVSDVAAH; the protein is encoded by the coding sequence ATGAATCCGTACGTACTGCTCGCCGGGGCGATCCTATCGGAACTCGTCGGTACGACGGCGCTCAAACTCTCCGAGGGGTTCTCACGGCCGCTCCCGAGTCTCGTCGTCTTGCTCGGCTACGGCGTCGCTTTCTACCTCCTCTCGTTGACTCTCGAGGAACTGCCGGTCGGACTCGTCTACGCGACGTGGGCCGCGCTCGGAATCGTCGGCGTCGCGTCGATCGGCGTCGTCGTCTTCGGCGAGCGCCTCGATCCGGCAGCCGTCGTCGGGCTGGGACTCGTCCTCGCTGGCGTCTACTGTCTCAACGTCGTCTCGGACGTGGCCGCCCATTGA
- a CDS encoding ATP-binding protein, giving the protein MSQHRLRASAPFLLGCFGAVLFLVAIAHHVNEVSLIDGVTGPVLAVALDGLLALGIVYSGYWVAGTDLPTEGEWTALSWSLGGAVLIGGVISATVLVRAFEGRTIAEPIFPVLVATEVGAIAGLLAGYNNARARADARRAKTISDAFAFVNTLIRHDLRNDLTVIRGYAEAIAADLGPTANENGPGGPSVVVEKSTEALDRIDTTEAIAETLLGEASLEPVDIAGITAEMANRVEEAFEATVTTDLPDEALVTGNAGLRSVVDNLLENAAEHNDADDPSVHVDVTTDSETVRLVVRDNGPGIPDSRKGTIFDSEPGDPSGSGLSLVGTLIDAYGGSVRIEDNEPRGSVFVVELPRAAATDGCGRLAGAVGSDASPWPIRPVSRVFNRPPVTVAAPIGTGSGNTCSGTTATDTGRCSR; this is encoded by the coding sequence ATGAGCCAGCACCGACTCCGTGCGAGCGCGCCGTTCCTCTTGGGTTGTTTCGGGGCGGTGTTGTTTCTCGTTGCGATCGCACATCACGTAAACGAGGTCTCCCTTATAGACGGCGTGACCGGGCCCGTACTCGCCGTCGCGCTCGACGGCCTGCTCGCGCTGGGGATCGTCTACAGCGGCTACTGGGTGGCGGGGACGGACCTCCCGACCGAGGGAGAGTGGACGGCCTTGAGCTGGTCGCTCGGCGGTGCCGTGCTGATCGGCGGCGTGATCAGCGCGACCGTCCTCGTCCGAGCGTTCGAAGGACGGACCATCGCCGAACCGATCTTTCCGGTACTGGTCGCGACCGAAGTCGGTGCCATCGCCGGACTGCTCGCCGGATACAACAACGCTCGAGCGCGGGCAGACGCCCGACGGGCGAAGACCATAAGCGACGCGTTCGCGTTCGTGAACACGCTCATTCGTCACGACCTGCGGAACGATCTGACCGTCATCCGCGGCTACGCCGAGGCGATCGCGGCCGATCTCGGACCGACCGCGAACGAGAACGGTCCGGGCGGTCCGTCGGTCGTCGTCGAGAAGTCCACTGAGGCACTCGACCGTATCGACACCACCGAGGCGATCGCCGAAACGTTACTCGGCGAAGCGTCCCTCGAGCCGGTCGATATCGCGGGGATCACCGCGGAGATGGCGAACCGCGTCGAGGAGGCGTTCGAGGCGACCGTCACGACCGACCTGCCCGACGAGGCGCTGGTCACTGGCAACGCCGGTCTGCGGTCGGTCGTCGACAACCTCCTCGAGAACGCCGCCGAACACAACGACGCCGACGACCCGTCCGTCCACGTGGACGTGACGACCGACTCGGAAACGGTACGGTTGGTCGTTCGGGACAACGGCCCGGGAATCCCCGATTCACGAAAGGGGACGATCTTCGATTCCGAGCCGGGCGATCCCTCCGGGAGCGGGCTCTCCTTGGTCGGGACGCTGATCGACGCCTACGGCGGGAGCGTCCGGATCGAAGACAACGAGCCCCGTGGATCGGTGTTCGTCGTGGAACTCCCGCGGGCGGCCGCGACCGACGGCTGTGGCCGCCTCGCTGGGGCTGTTGGTTCCGATGCCTCGCCCTGGCCGATTCGTCCCGTCTCCCGCGTGTTCAACCGCCCGCCGGTCACCGTGGCGGCACCGATCGGAACCGGTTCAGGGAACACTTGTAGCGGTACTACAGCAACCGATACCGGCCGCTGCTCTCGCTGA
- the hmgA gene encoding hydroxymethylglutaryl-CoA reductase (NADPH) yields MTDPETLADRVQEGDLRIHELEDHADHDTAAAARRLLVERESGTDLEAIGDYAFDAERAEPNIENMIGAAQVPMGVVGPVPVDGGAADSDHYLPLATTEGALLASVNRGLGVIRSAGGADARVTKNGMTRAPVFRVAGVAEAAETVDWVSQNLEALAEAAESTTSHGELLDVEPYVVGDSVFLRFAYDTKDAMGMNMATIATGEACELVERETPASLVALSGNMCSDKKPAAINAVEGRGRSVTADAVIPGELVEDRLHTTADAIAEANTRKNLVGSAKAGSLGFNAHAANVVGAAFLATGQDEAQVVEAANTITTMDAREREDGTTDLYASVSLASLEVGTVGGGTKLPTQAEALDVLGLRGGGDPPGSNADALAEIIAVGALAGELSLLGALASNHLASAHEDLGR; encoded by the coding sequence ATGACAGATCCTGAGACCCTCGCCGACCGGGTGCAGGAGGGGGACCTCCGCATTCACGAACTCGAGGACCACGCCGACCACGACACCGCGGCCGCGGCCCGACGGCTGCTGGTCGAACGTGAATCGGGGACCGACCTCGAGGCGATCGGCGACTACGCCTTCGACGCCGAGCGGGCGGAGCCGAACATCGAGAACATGATCGGTGCGGCGCAGGTGCCGATGGGCGTCGTGGGACCGGTCCCAGTGGACGGCGGCGCGGCCGACAGCGATCACTACCTGCCGCTGGCGACGACCGAAGGCGCGCTGCTGGCGTCGGTCAACCGCGGGCTGGGCGTGATCCGGTCCGCGGGCGGTGCCGACGCCCGCGTGACGAAAAACGGGATGACCCGCGCCCCGGTGTTTCGGGTCGCGGGCGTCGCCGAGGCGGCCGAGACGGTCGACTGGGTCTCTCAGAACCTCGAGGCGCTGGCCGAGGCCGCCGAGTCCACCACGAGCCACGGCGAACTGCTCGACGTCGAGCCCTACGTCGTCGGCGACTCGGTCTTCCTGCGCTTTGCCTACGACACCAAGGACGCGATGGGGATGAACATGGCCACGATCGCCACCGGCGAGGCCTGCGAACTCGTCGAGCGCGAGACGCCGGCCTCGCTCGTCGCGCTCTCGGGGAACATGTGTTCGGACAAGAAACCCGCCGCCATCAACGCCGTCGAGGGACGGGGCCGCTCGGTCACCGCCGACGCCGTGATCCCCGGCGAACTGGTCGAGGACCGGTTGCACACGACCGCCGACGCCATCGCCGAGGCCAACACCCGCAAGAACCTCGTCGGGAGCGCCAAGGCGGGCAGTCTGGGGTTCAACGCCCACGCCGCCAACGTCGTCGGCGCGGCCTTCCTCGCGACCGGACAGGACGAGGCCCAGGTCGTCGAGGCCGCCAACACCATCACGACGATGGACGCCCGCGAGCGCGAGGACGGCACCACCGACCTCTACGCCAGCGTCTCGCTGGCCTCGCTCGAGGTCGGGACCGTCGGCGGCGGCACGAAACTCCCGACCCAGGCCGAGGCGCTGGACGTTTTGGGGCTGCGAGGCGGGGGCGATCCGCCCGGCTCGAACGCCGACGCGCTGGCCGAAATCATCGCCGTCGGCGCGCTCGCCGGCGAACTCTCCCTGCTCGGTGCGTTGGCGTCGAACCACCTCGCGAGTGCCCACGAAGACCTCGGTCGATAG
- a CDS encoding DUF5817 domain-containing protein, whose product MYAVVGCSECSNLWIIEGRSETTQCPRCGARKAYEKRKKFVETDDAAHARDVRASMLANRQGEGEAFAELDSFDALEDEVADGVVDDDEYLAESGLDVDAVDAAGERDPRGPTRSGSKREIVESALEALEEPTEGEIIDYAAERGVRPEYVRDALEKLTRRGIVSESSGRYRLL is encoded by the coding sequence ATGTACGCCGTCGTCGGCTGTAGCGAGTGTTCGAACCTCTGGATCATCGAGGGCCGTTCGGAGACGACCCAGTGTCCCCGCTGTGGCGCGCGCAAGGCCTACGAGAAACGCAAGAAGTTCGTCGAGACCGACGACGCGGCTCACGCCCGCGACGTGCGCGCCTCGATGCTCGCGAACCGACAGGGCGAGGGCGAGGCCTTCGCCGAACTCGATTCCTTCGACGCCCTCGAGGACGAGGTCGCCGACGGCGTCGTCGACGACGACGAGTACCTCGCGGAGTCCGGACTGGACGTCGACGCGGTCGACGCCGCCGGCGAGCGCGACCCGCGCGGCCCGACCCGAAGCGGGAGCAAGCGAGAGATCGTGGAGTCGGCCCTCGAAGCCCTCGAGGAGCCGACTGAGGGCGAAATCATCGATTACGCTGCCGAACGCGGCGTCAGGCCAGAGTACGTTCGGGACGCTCTCGAGAAGCTGACGCGCCGGGGCATCGTCAGCGAGAGCAGCGGCCGGTATCGGTTGCTGTAG
- a CDS encoding GNAT family N-acetyltransferase — protein MDERDLAVRIADTDRKRTDAFDVRHAVFVAEQGVDEELEYDDHDETATHFVAYDGAEPIGAARLREPEDGVGKIERVAVLESRREEGVGRALMATLERRAADEGLTTLKLHSQTHAADFYRELGYERHGSEFEEAGIPHVEMRKSLA, from the coding sequence ATGGACGAACGCGACCTCGCGGTCCGGATCGCCGACACTGACCGAAAACGAACGGACGCCTTCGACGTTCGCCACGCGGTCTTCGTCGCGGAACAGGGCGTCGACGAAGAACTCGAGTACGACGACCACGACGAGACGGCGACCCACTTCGTCGCCTACGACGGCGCGGAGCCGATCGGCGCGGCCCGGCTGCGCGAACCCGAGGACGGCGTCGGCAAGATCGAACGCGTCGCCGTCCTCGAGTCCCGCCGCGAGGAGGGCGTGGGACGGGCGCTGATGGCAACGCTCGAGCGCCGGGCCGCCGACGAGGGGCTCACGACGCTGAAACTCCACTCCCAGACCCACGCCGCCGATTTCTACCGCGAACTCGGTTACGAGCGCCACGGCTCGGAATTCGAAGAGGCGGGGATCCCCCACGTAGAGATGCGCAAGTCGCTAGCGTGA
- a CDS encoding L-aspartate oxidase, with the protein MTETDTSTATTTDGEVTDVLVVGSGIAGCAAALSAAREGANVLLLTKATKPDDASTDWAQGGISTTRDDPESLKSDIIDASDGTADPDAVETLVANADDAVEDVLVDTLKVAFDEGEDGEFDYTREAAHSEYRILHVDAATGSHILRPFLSYVDDHERIEVRQDTAALELITAEGRVHGVVSDEDPEGHPIYAGATVLATGGIGALYGRSTNPGGATGDGIAMAALAGADVEDMEYVQFHPTAYAGEDPFLLSEALRGEGAVLRNGDGERFMTEYHSQGDLAPRDVVARAVETEREETGAVVLDVSPLEFEAEYPAIAEKCRDRGIEGDEIPVAPCEHFLCGGIAVDDRGRTSLDRLYAAGECARTGVHGANRLASTSLLEGLVWGLRAGEDATGFEPESVEAPELRNRDPDLPDRFAAEKFTRLTRTMDEYLGLERDPEEIARAGSVLRRLKGEVDAYVRTRTTRSLYELRNASVVALLIARAASENTESIGCHYVVDAERPPRA; encoded by the coding sequence ATGACCGAAACCGACACCAGCACGGCGACGACGACCGACGGCGAAGTTACGGACGTTCTCGTCGTCGGCAGCGGTATCGCGGGCTGTGCGGCCGCCCTGTCGGCCGCGCGGGAGGGCGCGAACGTTCTCCTCCTGACGAAAGCGACCAAACCTGACGACGCCAGCACCGACTGGGCGCAAGGGGGTATCTCCACGACGCGGGACGATCCCGAGTCGCTCAAATCGGATATCATCGACGCCAGCGACGGCACTGCCGATCCCGACGCCGTCGAGACGCTCGTCGCGAACGCCGACGACGCCGTCGAAGACGTTCTCGTCGATACCCTCAAGGTCGCGTTCGACGAGGGCGAGGACGGCGAGTTCGACTACACCCGCGAGGCCGCCCACTCCGAGTACCGGATCCTCCACGTCGACGCCGCGACCGGCTCGCACATCCTGCGGCCGTTCCTCAGCTACGTCGACGATCACGAGCGCATCGAAGTCCGCCAGGACACGGCGGCGCTCGAGTTGATCACCGCCGAGGGACGGGTCCACGGCGTGGTCAGTGACGAGGATCCCGAGGGCCACCCGATCTATGCCGGCGCGACGGTGCTGGCGACCGGCGGCATCGGCGCGCTCTACGGCCGGTCGACCAACCCCGGCGGCGCGACCGGCGACGGGATCGCCATGGCCGCCCTCGCCGGGGCCGACGTCGAGGACATGGAGTACGTCCAGTTCCATCCGACTGCGTATGCCGGCGAGGACCCGTTCCTGCTCTCGGAAGCCCTGCGCGGCGAGGGCGCAGTGCTTCGCAACGGCGACGGTGAGCGGTTCATGACCGAGTACCACTCGCAGGGCGATCTCGCGCCGCGGGACGTGGTCGCCCGCGCCGTCGAAACGGAACGCGAGGAAACCGGCGCGGTCGTCCTCGACGTGAGTCCCCTCGAGTTCGAGGCGGAGTACCCCGCCATCGCCGAGAAGTGCCGGGATCGGGGCATCGAGGGCGACGAGATCCCCGTCGCGCCCTGCGAACACTTCCTGTGTGGCGGCATCGCCGTCGACGACCGCGGCCGCACCTCGCTCGACCGGCTCTACGCCGCCGGGGAGTGTGCCCGCACCGGCGTCCACGGCGCGAACCGGCTGGCCAGTACCAGTTTGCTCGAGGGGCTCGTCTGGGGACTGCGCGCGGGTGAGGACGCAACTGGGTTCGAACCCGAGTCCGTCGAGGCGCCCGAACTCCGGAACCGCGACCCCGACCTGCCCGACCGGTTCGCCGCCGAGAAGTTCACCCGTCTCACGCGGACGATGGACGAGTACCTCGGTCTCGAGCGCGACCCCGAGGAGATCGCCCGCGCGGGTTCGGTCCTCCGGCGGCTCAAGGGCGAGGTCGAC